The following nucleotide sequence is from Natronorubrum aibiense.
ATCGTTGCCGGTGTCCCCGCCAAACCAGTCCGCCGGCGCTTCCCCGAGAACGTCGCCGCCCGCCTCGAGGCCACGGAGTGGTGGCAGTGGGACCACGAGACGCTCGCCGCCCGCCTCGAGGACTTCCGCGACCTCGAAACCTTCCTTTCGAAGTACGCCCCCGACGATGCCGACGCGTTGGAGACCGACTGATCCGTGAGCGTCGAATGTGTGGATGAGGGCGGTCACCAGCAGACGCGTGAACGCCGCCGCGTGCTGGTGGTGACGTCGACCGCGCTATTTCTGTCTGTTCTGATCTGGTTTAACTATTCGGCCGTCCTCCCGCAGGTCGTCGACGCGTGGGGACTGAGCGGGATGCAGGCTGGACTCGTTTTCGGCGCCTTTCAAGTTGGCTACCTCGTGGCGATTGTCCCTGCCGGGTGGCTCGCCGATCGGTACTCCCCGCGGTGGGTAATCGCGGTCGGTGCAACTGGCACCGCAGTGCCGAGTCTCGCCTTCGCCGTGTTCGCCGACGGCGTGTTCCTTGCAACGGTGTTGCGGTTTTGCTCGGGGCTGTTCGTGGCGGGCGTCTACGTTCCGGGGATGCGCTTTCTCAGCGACTGGTTTCCGGAACGTATCCGTGGTCGTGCCCTCGGAATATACATCGGCACGTTCGAACTCGGGAGCGGCCTCTCGTTCGTGTTCGCCACGGCAGCCCTCGAGGTAATGAACTGGCGGCTTGCGATTGCCGCGACGAGTGTCGGAGCGCTGTTCGTCGCCCCACTCGTCCTCGCCTCGACACGCGATGCACCGGATCGTACTCACGATCACCGGACTGGCTTCGACTGGGCGCTCCTCCGCAATCGGACGTATCTCGCCGCGATCGGCATCTACGCGTGGCACAACTGGGAACTGTTCGGGGTCCGAAGCTGGTTGCTCGCGTTTCTCGTCGCAACGCCGGCGTTTGTGGTCAGCGACTCGACGCTCGGTCCCGGTCTGGTCGTCGGCGCAATGATTATCGCCGGCGGCGTCGGAAACGTCGCAGGAGGGTGGTTCAGCGACCGAATCGGTCGGCCGCAGATCCTCGCAATCGGATTGGGTTCGAGTACCGTTTTGAGTGCTGTGTTCGGCCTGCTCGACAACTTGCCGACGGCGGTGCTCGTAGCTGTCACGCTCGTGTACGGGCTTGTTCTCGCGCTCGACAGTGCGCCGACCTCGACGCTCGTGACCGAAGTCGTCCCCGACGAGGCAGTCGGCTCGGCGCTCTCGGTCCAGTCGCTCGTGGGGTTTTCGACGACGATCGTCTCGCCTGTCGTCTTCGGGCTCGCGCTCGACCGAGGCGGCTACGCTATCGCCTTTCCGACCCTCGCCCTCGGTGCGCTCTTCGGACTGGCATTCGTCGGCATACTCTCGTGGGATGTGAGCCAGCAGAGCGATTAATCACCTCCCACGCCATTCCCCACCAGTATCAGCCAGTCGCAAACTCGAGCGACCACGCTACAGTTTCGTCCTTCCGTAGGAGACCACACATCCCATGACTCGAGTCGTCCTGAGCCAACGACATCTAACGTGCGTGTGATGCCGACCGAGATGTACCGTCCGGACCAGTCCAGACGCCAGTCACGAAAGCGGTGATTCTTCCCCGTCCCGTCCGAGCGCACGGAGAGTACCCAGCGAACGCTTAACCGGGAAATACGGGTTGACCCACTCGAAACATGACTTCCGTACACGATCGGTCGGATCGATTCGAGATGATCGCCCTCGCTGACGGGGAGACCCTCGCTGGGTTCGCCGATGAGGTGCTGGCGGCGGGTCCGGACCTCGAGCTCTTGCAAGCGCCGACCCCACAGCTCGTGATGCAACGCGTCATCGAGCCGGTCGAGAATCGGCCGTTCAACCTCGGCGAGGTGCTCGTCACCGTCGCAGAGGTCGACCTCGAAGGCGCACGCGGGTTCGCGATGGTCCCCGGAAAAAACGAACGGATCGCACTCGCAGGGGCGATTGTCGACGCCGCCGTCGCCGGCGGTCACGCACTGACCGCGGAGATCGAGAACGCACTTGAGGCGGCTGTGGCGAACCGAGACGAGGAGCGAGCCCGCGCGTGGGCGACGAGTCGGGAGACGACCGTCGAGTTCGAGTCGATGGAGGACGAGCTATGAGAGCGCTCGGCATCGATCCCGTTCGGGACACCCAACAGATCTTCCGTGCGCTTCTGGACGCGATGGCGCGACCGGGAACGATCGAGCGAACGCCGACGACGCCGGCCGACCACGCCGTGCTCGCGACGCTCGTCGACCACGAAGTGAGCCTCCACACCGAGGACGACGCAGTCTGTGAAGCCTTCGCCGGTGCTGGTCGGCTCGTCGAAGCGGCCCTCCCCGATGCCGACGTCGTTCACATCGCCGGATCGACTGACGGCCGCGTCCGTGAGGCCCAGCACGGATCGCTCAAGGAGCCGAGCGACGGGGCGACCGTCGTCTACCGCGTCGACTCGATCGAGACCGAGCCCACGGCCGACGACGTGGCCGTCACGGTCTCCGGACCGGGCGTTCCCGGAACCCGAACGTTTGCGATCGGCGGCCTTCCAGCGGCGGAACTCGAGGCGATCGCCGACGCCCAGCGGGCGTTCCCCCGCGGGATCGACGTCGTGTTGACGACTGAGGATCGCCTCGCTGCGCTTCCGCGATCGATCGATCTGGAGGTGGCCTAGATGGGGTACGTTGCGGTCAAAGCCGGCGAAGAAGTCATCCGGCGGGCAGAGGAACTGTTCGAGAGTCGGCGCGTCGACGGCGAGACGGACCCGCTCTCGGTCGACCAACTGGACGAACAGCTCTCGCGGGTGATCGACCAGGTGATGAGCGAGGCCGGCCTGTACGCGCCCCGCCTCGCCGCCCTCGCGGTCAAGCAGGCACAGGGCGACACCGTCGAGGCGGCGTTTCTCCTGCGGGCGTATCGGTCGACGCTCGAGCGCTGGGACGGCAGCGTGCCGACAGCGACCAACACGATGGTCGCGACCCGGCGGGTGTCGCCGGCGTACAAGGACGTACCGGGCGGACAGATTCTCGGTGCGACGAAAGACTACACCCAGCGATTGCTCGACTTTGGCCTCCTCGAGGACGACGGCGACGACCCCACCGAGGCGTGGGAGCTCTCCGAGGAGGAGCCACAGACTCTGCGCAACGTGATGGATATCCTCCGCGAGGAGGGACTGGTCGCCGAGGCCGACGGCAGCGAGGAGACCGTTGCTGCCGGGAACGCGCCCGAAGCTGAGGCGGAGGCGGAAACAGGGAAAGCGGATGACGAACCATACGACACGACCCGCCAGCCGGTTACGTTCCCGCTACCCCGATCGGGCGTTCTCCAGGAACTCGCCCGCGGGGAAACCGGCGCGGTGACGGCACTCTCCTACACCGCGTTGCGGGGCTACGGACAGGTCCATCCGACACTCGCCGAGGTTCGTACCGGCGAACTCCCC
It contains:
- a CDS encoding MFS transporter translates to MSVECVDEGGHQQTRERRRVLVVTSTALFLSVLIWFNYSAVLPQVVDAWGLSGMQAGLVFGAFQVGYLVAIVPAGWLADRYSPRWVIAVGATGTAVPSLAFAVFADGVFLATVLRFCSGLFVAGVYVPGMRFLSDWFPERIRGRALGIYIGTFELGSGLSFVFATAALEVMNWRLAIAATSVGALFVAPLVLASTRDAPDRTHDHRTGFDWALLRNRTYLAAIGIYAWHNWELFGVRSWLLAFLVATPAFVVSDSTLGPGLVVGAMIIAGGVGNVAGGWFSDRIGRPQILAIGLGSSTVLSAVFGLLDNLPTAVLVAVTLVYGLVLALDSAPTSTLVTEVVPDEAVGSALSVQSLVGFSTTIVSPVVFGLALDRGGYAIAFPTLALGALFGLAFVGILSWDVSQQSD
- the phnG gene encoding phosphonate C-P lyase system protein PhnG, translating into MTSVHDRSDRFEMIALADGETLAGFADEVLAAGPDLELLQAPTPQLVMQRVIEPVENRPFNLGEVLVTVAEVDLEGARGFAMVPGKNERIALAGAIVDAAVAGGHALTAEIENALEAAVANRDEERARAWATSRETTVEFESMEDEL
- the phnH gene encoding phosphonate C-P lyase system protein PhnH, translating into MRALGIDPVRDTQQIFRALLDAMARPGTIERTPTTPADHAVLATLVDHEVSLHTEDDAVCEAFAGAGRLVEAALPDADVVHIAGSTDGRVREAQHGSLKEPSDGATVVYRVDSIETEPTADDVAVTVSGPGVPGTRTFAIGGLPAAELEAIADAQRAFPRGIDVVLTTEDRLAALPRSIDLEVA
- a CDS encoding carbon-phosphorus lyase complex subunit PhnI translates to MGYVAVKAGEEVIRRAEELFESRRVDGETDPLSVDQLDEQLSRVIDQVMSEAGLYAPRLAALAVKQAQGDTVEAAFLLRAYRSTLERWDGSVPTATNTMVATRRVSPAYKDVPGGQILGATKDYTQRLLDFGLLEDDGDDPTEAWELSEEEPQTLRNVMDILREEGLVAEADGSEETVAAGNAPEAEAEAETGKADDEPYDTTRQPVTFPLPRSGVLQELARGETGAVTALSYTALRGYGQVHPTLAEVRTGELPVVVEHPYTGDEVTVTTTRVTESEAVVPVYAKRDDPQFAFGYGLVYGRNERKAIGMTILDASIQLGGDEPAEDGEFVLDAIDGIDSFGFIEHLKLPHYVTFQSILDRIRAIRTNRGTADSSNAAETPEVSADD